The genomic interval ATTAACGGGGTGCCAACACCAGTACGTCCATCAGGCTCAGTAGAAGCACCTGTGGCGCCAGTACAATCTGTACAAGCACCTACAGTTGAAAAGTCAGCAGCACCAAAGGTAGAAGCACCAAAGGTTGTTGAAGTGGAAACACCAGCACCAAAGGTCGAAACACCAAAGGCTGTTGAAGTGGAAACACCAGCACCAAAGGCAGAAACACCAAAGGCTGTTGAAGTGGAAGCACCAGCACCAAAGGTAGAAGCACCAGCACCAAAGGTAGAAGCACCAGCACCAAAGGTAGAAGCACCAAAGGTTGTTGAAGTGGAAGCACCAGCACCAAAGGTAGAAACACCAAAGGCTGTTGAAGTAGAAGCACCAGCACCGAAGGTAGAAGCACCAAAGGTTGTTGAAGTGGAAGCACCAGCACCAAAGGTCGAAACACCAAAGGTTGTTGAAGTAGAAGCACCAGCACCAAAGGTAGAAGCACCAAAGGCTGTTGAAGTGGAAACGCCAGCACCAAAGGTCGAAACACCAAAGGTTGTTGAAGTAGAAGCACCAGCACCAAAGGTCGAAGCGCCAAAGGTTATTGAAAGCCTATCTGTTTACGATCGCTTTTTGAATGCTGGTGGAACAGAAGCGTTGTGGAACGTAATTGTTATGCCTGAATCTGGTGGAAACCCAGATATTGTTTCACCAAGTGGTTACCGTGGTTTGGGACAAACTAAGGAAGCTTGGGGAATGGGAACAGTTGAAGAACAAACAGCAGGAATGTTGAACTATGCTGAACAACGTTATGGTTCTGTAGCCGGCGCCGTGGCATTCCGTTTGGCAAACGGATGGTGGTAAGCTAACTCGCATGTGTTAGTTATATTGACCCAAACAAAAAAGCAGGAAGTACTTGGACATCGTGTCGGGTACTTCCTGCTTTTTTAGTGAAAGGGTAATTGATGTGCCATTAAATTTAAAATGACACGCTTTTATGTATAGAACACAGAGTTTATAGTAGATCTTTGTCCACTAAGCGTTGAATTAGAATGTCATAAATACGTGTGACATCTTGTGGCATACCACGTAACTCAAAGTCAGCCAACATAGGAACACCGTATTTCTTAGCGTAGCGATTGGCAGTAAGGGTGTATTGGATATTAAAATTCTTGTTACCAGATCCAATAATGCCTAAAATTTGACGACTGTTATTACCGTAATCTAAATATTCGCCTAATGCGTTTGTTAGTGTTTCGGTAACACCGCTATCGATTCCGTTACCACCGTCTAAATAAGTGGGAACAAATGCGAAATAAGGAGTTGTTTCAAAATCGTCAGGTGTTGCATCAGAGATTTCTACGGGTGTAAAAGTAACGCGGCCTAGAGCATTGGCGTGTGAAACTAGGCGATTAACAAACGCACGTGTATTTCCTGATTGTGAGATATAAAGTAGACGTATTTCCATGGTAAACTCCCTTAAAGTTGATACATATTACGTTAGAACAAATTGGTCAGAATAACAATGGTAAAAACTAGCTTTTTTTGTTAAAAAAAGCTTGCCAAATGACCTGAATCGTGGTTATGGAAAAACGATTTTCTAACAATGCGTTAGATTTTAAAGAGATTGTAATATTAGCTCTAAACGGCTATATAAAGCGTTTTATTGTGATTTTACATGAAAATAATGAGTGAATTGCCTTGCAATGAGTTAGTTAATTCACTATACTCATTTCTATTGAATAAATTCGATCAAAAATATAAGTAAAAACAGAGGAGAAAAACCATGAATCCAGTAACAATTTATACAAAAAACCAATGTGTGCAATGTATGATGACAAAGAAGACTTTGGCACAATATGGAGTAGATTTTGTTGAAAAGAACGTAGAAGAAGATGCAGAAGCATTAGAATTCTTGCGTGCACAAGGTTTCCAATCAGTACCCGTTTTGTTTGCTGAAGGTATGGAACCTGTTCAAGGATTCCGTCCTGACGTTTTGACAACTTTGGCAAAGGCTATCTAGATTTAAATCGCTAGACTGTTTACATTTGCCTACTGTTATTTAAGTAATAAATTGAGAAATATGAGGAGAGACCATGTCATTGTTGGACCTAGATCAAGACAAAGTAACGTACTTTGACTTAAACAACGAATTGAATATTCCAAAGGATAATACAATTCAATTGGGAAAAGATAAGGAAGCGCTAGAAGCCTTTCTTGCAGAAAATGTTGAGCCCAACACCCTAAAGTTTGCGACTCTCCGCGAACGTTTTGACTACTTGTTAGAAAACGACTTCGTAGATCCAGCGCTTCTAGCACAATATGACTTTTCAGTAATTGAAAAGTTGTACGCTTACTTGGAAGCCGAAAATTTCCACTTCAAGTCATTTATGGCTGCATACAAGTTCTATGCACAATACGCTATCAAGACCAACGATGGCGCTTTCTATGTAGAACGCTATGAAGACCGTGTTGTGATGAATGCGTTGTTCTACGCAGCTGGAAACGAAGAATTAGCAATGCGTTTGGCTGATGAAATGGTTCACCAACGTTACCAACCGGCAACACCATCATTCTTGAATGCTGGACGTTCACGTCGTGGTGAATTGGTATCATGTTTCATCCTACAAACAAGCGATGACATGAACGCGATTGGACGTACAATCAATTCAGCGTTGCAACTATCAAAAATTGGTGGTGGTGTAGGAATCACACTATCAAACTTGCGTGAAGCAGGAGCGCCAATCAAGGGAATTCAAAATGCTGCATCAGGTGTTGTGCCTGTTATGAAGTTATTGGAAGACTCTTTCTCATACTCAAACCAAATGGGACAACGTAACGGAGCAGGTGTTGTATACCTATCTGTTTTCCACCCAGACATCATGGCATTCCTTGCAACAAAGAAGGAAAACGCCGATGAAAAGGTCCGTATTAAGACCCTTTCAATGGGTGTAACAGTTCCTGATAAGTTCTACGAACTAGTTAAGAACAACGACAAGATGTACTTGTTCTCACCATATGACGTTGAACGTGTGTATGGTAAGTCATTCAACTATGTTGATATTACTGCTGAATACGACAACATGGTTGCTAACCCAGATATCAAGAAGACAGTGATTAACGCACGTGATCTTGAAAATGAATTGTCAAAGATGCAACAAGAATCTGGTTACCCATACATCATTAACATTGACACGGTTAACCGTGCTAACCCAATTGCGGGTAAGGTTGTTTCATCTAACTTGTGTTCAGAAATCCTACAAATTCAAAAGCCTTCTGTTATTAACAACAAGCAAGAATTTGATGTACTTGGAACTGACGTTTCATGTAACTTGGGAT from Weissella ceti carries:
- a CDS encoding LysM peptidoglycan-binding domain-containing protein; this translates as MNKKLMSTVTVAGLATLGGITDASADTKYTIEKGDTLSHIALEYATTVNQIAAENNIANPDLIFAGDTLWINGVPTPVRPSGSVEAPVAPVQSVQAPTVEKSAAPKVEAPKVVEVETPAPKVETPKAVEVETPAPKAETPKAVEVEAPAPKVEAPAPKVEAPAPKVEAPKVVEVEAPAPKVETPKAVEVEAPAPKVEAPKVVEVEAPAPKVETPKVVEVEAPAPKVEAPKAVEVETPAPKVETPKVVEVEAPAPKVEAPKVIESLSVYDRFLNAGGTEALWNVIVMPESGGNPDIVSPSGYRGLGQTKEAWGMGTVEEQTAGMLNYAEQRYGSVAGAVAFRLANGWW
- a CDS encoding class Ib ribonucleoside-diphosphate reductase assembly flavoprotein NrdI, encoding MEIRLLYISQSGNTRAFVNRLVSHANALGRVTFTPVEISDATPDDFETTPYFAFVPTYLDGGNGIDSGVTETLTNALGEYLDYGNNSRQILGIIGSGNKNFNIQYTLTANRYAKKYGVPMLADFELRGMPQDVTRIYDILIQRLVDKDLL
- the nrdH gene encoding glutaredoxin-like protein NrdH, coding for MNPVTIYTKNQCVQCMMTKKTLAQYGVDFVEKNVEEDAEALEFLRAQGFQSVPVLFAEGMEPVQGFRPDVLTTLAKAI
- the nrdE gene encoding class 1b ribonucleoside-diphosphate reductase subunit alpha translates to MSLLDLDQDKVTYFDLNNELNIPKDNTIQLGKDKEALEAFLAENVEPNTLKFATLRERFDYLLENDFVDPALLAQYDFSVIEKLYAYLEAENFHFKSFMAAYKFYAQYAIKTNDGAFYVERYEDRVVMNALFYAAGNEELAMRLADEMVHQRYQPATPSFLNAGRSRRGELVSCFILQTSDDMNAIGRTINSALQLSKIGGGVGITLSNLREAGAPIKGIQNAASGVVPVMKLLEDSFSYSNQMGQRNGAGVVYLSVFHPDIMAFLATKKENADEKVRIKTLSMGVTVPDKFYELVKNNDKMYLFSPYDVERVYGKSFNYVDITAEYDNMVANPDIKKTVINARDLENELSKMQQESGYPYIINIDTVNRANPIAGKVVSSNLCSEILQIQKPSVINNKQEFDVLGTDVSCNLGSTNIVNMMESDNFEQSIDTMVRALTFVSDNTSLDIVPPVQNGNRQVHAIGLGAMGLHAMFAKNHMHYGDEEALDFTNAYFLMLNYYTLKASNEIAKERNEAFYEFELSDYASGQYFDKYVEADWTPKTEKVRELFANHNFPTQADWQALKESVMKHGIYNAYRMAIAPTGSISYVNDSTASLHPIINKIEERQEKKIGKIYYPAPYLDASTIPYYESAYNMDMRKVIDIYAIAQQHIDQGMSLTLFMRSTLPEGLYEWKNGRTDKMTTRDLNILRNYAFNKGIKSLYYVRTYTDDMEEFGVNECESCSI